A segment of the Cinclus cinclus chromosome 3, bCinCin1.1, whole genome shotgun sequence genome:
TCAAATTATAGGTAGGAAGCACCCTCCACAACATCCCGCTCCACAGATTAATCAATGCAGGAAAATACACTGAGCCTGGTGGCAAAGGCAATGCAAGGAAAGGGATACTAGAGAAACTAGGAAGTCTGAAGAACAGGCAAGTCCAAAGCTTAAGAAgatagaatgaaaaaaaaaacaaaactgagaaagGAAACTACTTATCCTAGCTACCACTGAGCCACTGAGCATCATTTTTTATTCATGCTCTCCTAAAATGAAAGGTGCTGATGCCAATCTGTACAGAGAGCTTGTGGACTGGAGAAAGGTTATTCTTGTGTTGGGAGTAGAGCAAACATTAGTAAAGCCCCAAGCAGGTGAAAGACACAGTCCTTCTAGAAACAGAGGTCACAGGAGTGTGCCAGCAGTGAGGCTGTCATTCTGATTCCTCCCTTCCACTTTCTGCTAAGTGCTGTTTTTCTTAGTCTCTCAGAGGTTAAGGACAGATGGGAACCATAAGATCTTCACAGCTCCTTTGGGAGCTGTTAGTCAAGCCTGTCACACATCACAGTCCTTCAAACCTCACCTGTTTACCTTGCCTGAGACTTGACTACAGTGTCCCTCACGCTTTTAACTGTTGTTAGTACACACCCTTCAGAAACAGGCCCGTCTTGGCTTGGACACATCTGGAAAATGTTCCAACTACCCTGACAGCTTGTTATGGTGATTAACCATCTTCATTCCAATAAATTTGTGCCCAGTTTTTCATATGAATGTATCTGATTTCAGCTTGCTGAAACACATTCCCATAATTTACTAGATTAAAGAGCCTTTCAGTACctgatatttttcttccaaggaAGTTCCTTCACCATCATAATCAATTTTCTGCTCAGCCTTTTTTGATAAACTAAAGAGACAAAGTGCTTCATGTCTCCCATTGCAAAGCATTTTCTTCAGGCTCTGAATCATTTTGTGTGGCTCTAATGTTCCACCACCCATTTTTCAACATCAATTTATAACATGCAGGCAATCCCAGTGCTGGTCTCACGAATACAGTACGTGCTTATATCCATTTGCTTGTCCCTTAGGactcttaaaaaaagaaaaaatgaaaaaaaggtaTTCAAGAGTCTGAGACAGACGCAAGCCAGCTTCTTTCTGTCTGGCATTTGAAGCAACCAAAAAAGAGCCATCAGTTACCTCCACTGTGCTGCCACCTTAGCAGGTAAAGGGAAAGCATGACAAGGCTGTCTCCCTTCTTCCCCATGACATAATTCAACACTGGAAAGCAAGGCTGCCTCTGCTCAGGGTTCTGCTCTAAGCACAGATAGCCACAGACACACCCAGACCACATCCATAGGGATAAACAAGCCAATGGGCACAGACTAGCTGTGTACAGGCTGTTAAGCCCTCTTACCTATCGAAGCATAGTGACTGCAGACTTTTTATGCCCATACCTGGGAACTGTTTGGAAAAATGCTAACATCCTGAGGCCAACACTGTGCCAGGTATCAGTCTCTCCGTGGACCCACCTGAGCTTCACTCCCTGGGAATGCTCCCCACCACTGCCACCTCCTTTAAAAAGAGAGGTAAGTGCCATCTTAACACAGAACCAGTCTCCAAAGAGGGAGAAGGATGAAATGGCTCCCTCATTTTCTCCTTCCAAGCAGGTCAGCAGCGTTTCTAAGACCAGGGAGGCAGCAAGAGATTGGGGCATCTAGCAGTTGCATCAAACCTCTCAAAGCAACCTCATGCATCTCAGCAAGGGAAAGGGCACAGGGCTGAAaggcaagaaaggaaaaaaggcagtaAAGGCACTTTTGCATAAGCTCAGAGAGGAGAACTTGTGTCTAGGGCTTGCATCACCATGCAGCTGGGATCAAACCCAGGCTGGCAACCTCACCCAAACTGATGCTTTAGCCCTGGGGGTCCCTGACCTGCCTGTCCTGTACCAAACATCCACTGGGCACCAGCACCCTGGAGCTTCCTAATCACAGGCCTTTCCTGCAGTTGCTTGTCAGAACTGAAACAGCAGTCACCCAGGAATCCATTGCCAACAAAGCTGGAGGCACTTCACACAGATTATATGTAGAAAaggtgcccaggctgtgcctaAATAAAACTTTGTCTTCAATTCCAGGGTTCTCAGAtcaggaggctgaggggagagTGATTTTAGGAAAATATAATCTTGACCCCAGCTCATCAGAAGGGAACAGAAATACCTGTTGGCtagtattttattatattttgtttaGAACAATAGGGACTTCCTTTTTGCTACagaattttcccctttcttgtATCTCTCAGTGGCAGAAAATGCTGAATCACAAACCtggagcttaaaaaaaaaaaagtatttcatatGCAGTAGAAACATATCTTACATAATTTCAtgcttcctgctctgctctctggtgCCACGTTCCTCATTTTCAGGCTGTTTTAAAGGTCAGCTTCACAGAACAAATCCTGACCTCAGACATGGGAAATATGCTGCCTCATCACTCCAGGATCTTTTCTCACATGATTAGTCTCAACATTCCTGCAAGTAGAACAGTCCCCATTACCACTGCTACAgacataaaagcaaaaaaaaaaccccagaatataaaaaggcaggattttttctctccattctCAAAGTTAATGCTCATCAGCATCACAGCCTTATTTCACAGGCTGGGGGCTACTTCAGCACTGTAATGCTATTGCCATCTACAGACAAGCAATAGTCTTAACAAACATAAATACAAACTAAAGTAGGAATACATGCCTAAACTGACAACTGTTCTTGAAAAAGCTTGAAAGGACTTTAGAAGAGGATTTTAAGATTTTTCCAATGACTCTTAGATACAGGATCTGGGTGAAAGTTAATTGAAGACAGCAAGTAATCCTCATGATATTGGTTTTAATACTGATTATGCATTCATTCAGCTGGCTCaatttttctgaagatttttattttgatactACAACTTGAGCAGACAGGAGAGGTCACATGAAGGGACTGATCCAGAAGACACATGCCTACTCTGTTTATTTTGAACAAAAGATCTGAACTTACCTGAAATTACTATTATCAAATGCCAAAGAATGATGGAAGGCAGAGCTATTATGAACAAGCTCCAGTGCTACAGGAAAGCTGAAGATTAATTTACTTGCTTAATAAAGCTGCTGAAAATATaagatttcaaaattaataaaagaaccAGTCAATTATTCTGCTGGTTGTAAATGACAAATatatactgaaaaatattttgattgaaGTACTGAAGTTACTGAAAACTCTTTTTAGTGTGCTTAGGTAGGCCTCTAAGAAGGAATATGGCTCTTACTCTGTAACCTGGTGGACTAGTTTTTGTCAGTATATGTAAGAAAtacaaagcaaaactgaagcTCCCACTCACTGGGAAACTCTACAGATgacatttaaaagaaagcatACCACTACAGCAAGATGAAAAATGGGGTTTCTGTTAAATTATGACTAACCAGACAGTTCTACTGCTCTCAGGTTCACGGTAAGAGCAGAAAGGTTGCCTCCTGTGCCTGCAGAGTTCATTGCCAGGTGGCTCAAACCATGCATGGTTTACCTGTCAGATTTGGCCTCTTCTTGTTGATCCCTGCTGAACCAGTGAAAGGGAAATGCCCAGACCCTGAGAGCAAAGATTGCCCCACAGCTTGTCAGTCCCTTGCCAGAGGAAAGACACTCTAAGACTGAACACTGAACAAGTCATATGAAAAGAACCAAAGCACAAAGTCCTCTAAAGAAGTCAGAACAAAAACGTTTGGATAAGATTTCTGGAAGAAGGAGCCAGAGGTGTTTGTGAATAAGCACAAGAATAGGCACTTCCAGTGACCACAGAACTACAAACAAAAGCACTTTTGTGCAGACTCGGATTACTTGCTCTTACTTTTTCTTACAGTCACATGCTTATGTAGGCCTGTACTGTTTGAAAACATGATTTATTAAGACACCTTAAATTGCAACCAAGTATTGCACTATTAATACAGACTTTGTTTTAACTTTCCTATTACTTAATATAAATGTACATAATTTTAATCTCTTATGCAGCCAAATGCCCATTGAATCCTTTAAAAGTTTTTGTTGATATGTGCACTATATTTCTAAAGTGTTTCAGATTTATGGGcttcccccccccttccccatcATTGTTTCATTGGTTCAGGGACAACCCCTTCTTCTCAGCAGACTGAAACATCCAGTAATGTGAAACAGATCTGGTGACCCTATAGCATTAAATCATGATTTGTGGTGCTTTATTCCTTCTCCAAAAGACTTTATGCATTAGCAAGTACATAAAATTGCACCAGAGACAGAATACATCCTGAAAAGCAATAAATGATTCCATATGATCTTAATTTTTCAAAGCAGTGCACCGCTGTTTTAAAGCAATAGTGTTTAATTTTCCAATTAaaggaagtttttaaaatagCCCTTCTAACCCACAGATATGGGAACACTCTCACTTTGGATATTCTCTCCAGCTGAGAGATTAGGGTACACCAACAATTTTCACAGTCAGATGGTGTCCTTGGTTAGCAAGCTAGCAAGGGTGCAATTAGCCACGGCagttaatttcttccttttattcaaAAAAGCTTGTGTCATCATTACTGCAAAGACATAGGTCACAAAGGCTCTGTGAGCAAACTGAATAGCACACGTTCCTCTTTAAGCTTCACATACTTGAACATCTGTCAGACCTCAGCTAGAGTTCCTCCCCAGTTTTCCCTGTTTACTTCCAAGGAAAAAAGTCCACTTTGGTTAAACAAGGTTTATAATACCTCTACCTATATTTTAAACTAGACATGCCTATTATGTAGAGTAGCTAGTGTATTTAGAAACAGCAAGCTCTTTAGCAGATCAGCATGTATTCTATTAGATGGGCTCACCTAAATGGTAcccccagaaaataaaattaaaaaccaataaaatcAGGTCTCACTCTTGCTGTCATTGCCTCTCCATAGGTCAGCTGGCAGTGAATGACTGCAGGTGACGTTTTGGTTTGCtaaactgaaggaaaatgatCTTGCAAGGCAGGCAAGGGTTTGTGCAAATGGAAGAATTCAATTTTTCAGAATCCAGGAGGAGTTTGCAGGGCAGGCATGCTGTAAGTGCATGCCCTGAGCACGTTTGAGTGACATTCACATGAGCTGCAAAGAATGTAAGGTCTTTAATACCAGAACAAGACCGGAGCAGAACTGAGGCATTGAAGTTCAGAACTGCCCTCTCAAAATTCCCTGCTCAACTGATGCCTAATCCTGGAGGTAACGAAGTCCTATATTTAGGCTGTCAGCATCTCAAGATACAGGATATTCTACCTTTCACATACCCACAACCACCCCATGTTGGGCAGCCCTGCGCTTGCCTTCCCCAGTGCTGGAATTCGTAGCTCGGACACGTTTCCATGCAAGACGAGACCCACGGCCCCGGCTGCGCAGCCTGCTCAGAGCACATCCAGCACATACCAATAAGGCTCTGGCTTCTTAGAGCACGCTGCTGCGATCGCTCTTCCAGGACGGGACAGCAGGTAGAAAGTGCCCGGCGCTGTCCCATCTCTATCCCATCGCTCTGCGGCGTGAACAGGCACTCGGGAAACATGATCCCCTTCCCATTCCTCCGACTTGATGCAGTTCCTGAGTCAAGAGTTACATGGTTCCTCCGAGGTAGGAGAGAGCGGCCCAGCTGCAATCTCCACCATGTGCTAAGCTGCTGACTGCTTTTTGCCTAACACTTCACCAGGCCCTCTGAACCCTTCCTCAACTTCCCTAGGGGAGATTTCCTTCCCCGTGTGCCTTGCAGTGCCCCTCACACCAGGAGACACGAGGtcattttctccttctcctgcccGCCGGGGTTCAGATGCCCCGCTCTGCCCTTCCTGAAGAGTATCTGTCTTCCCAGGAAGACAGGCTAGCCTAACACGCACTCCATTTCCAACCAGCCTGCTGAACCCGTAATGCTGCTTGGGGGAGAGGGTGGGGCCTCGGGATTCACGGGAGCAATCAAGGAGAGGCCATGACCTAGCAATAACAACATTGCcatggggaagggaagggagcagccTTGGATTTCAGACCCCTTTTTAAAGTGTTCTCTATGTACTTCACATCAAACATCTGTCAAAAAACACAAAGTCCAGGGAAAAGGACCAGGAGCCACATCTTCAGCTCCTGAACAAGTGCTCTGATCACTAGAAATACAGGATGACAACAGGAGGGAGGTGCTTAGACTTCTTCCTCCAGGGGCCACGTTCgggagaaaataattctttggaGGAAGTGAAATAGGCCGTATTGGGCACCTGCTGTCAAAAGGAGAGGCCTGGCTGCGAGCCTGAGAAAAGGTAAATCCTTTCCTGCGGCCCTCATTCTCATCACCTGATCCCCGATTAAACCCCCTGCTGTACAAGCGCTCCTGCTTGCAGGTAGAGGGAAGCAGGGCTATGAGAGGGAGTTATTTTAGGGCTATGCTGTGTAAGCACCACGACGAAACACGGATTGAGGATGCATCTCTCTGCACAGCACCAATGCGGACAGGACAGTCACCTCGGGGACGTTTTTTGTCCCGTGAAGACAAGCGACACTGACATAGTTTCAGAGGCGTGGCTTCAAGGTCTCCCTGTCGGTGTCCTGCCGCTAGGCATTTGGCACACTGGATTAGCACACCGGGCTGCCAGACACGTACCCACCCagtcccttcccctcccaccGCACACGGATCTCCACTGCCTCCAAGCCCACATCTGGAGGGCACCTGCAGCCTGGCACAACTTAGCTTTGAGACAAGGGGATCGGGGAAAGCCGAGAGGTGGATCTGCTTGGTCCTCAGTGCAGCAGTAGCTTCTGGCTGAAGGTGGCTGAAGGCAGTTTTCGTGCGAGCGCCACAGCATCGTCAGGAAAGGGTTTATCTGGCGGCAGGGGTGCAGACGATAAGAAGCCCACCcagcccccgccccgcgccgcaTTTTACTCGATTGTTTATTATTTTCcgaggggcggcggcggggcggagGCGCCAGCCAATGGGAGGCGTCGCTGGCCTGACGGGCGACGGGCGGCGGCCAATGGGCGGCGAGGGCGGGTCCCGGCGGTCACGCGCGGCCCCGGAGCATGACATCATTCAGTTCGCACGGCGCAGCCTAGCTTGgtgggggcggggccgcggaGGGGGCGGGCCCGCGGGCGGGGCCAGCGCCGCCGCTCCCCCCTCCCCGCGCTGTGTGGGCGCAGGAAGGTGCTAAGTTATAATGATGGAGCAATTGAGCGATAAGTGGGTATAATTAACCCCACGCGGGGTAAGCGAGACGGGTTTAAGTGGACACGGCCGCGTTGCACAAGGAATCAGTGGCGGGGCAGAACAGCGTTTGGTTATTCGGACCAGCCCAAGCTGAGGGGCACAGCTGTCTGCCTTAACAAGTCAAAATTCTTTCGTATAATCCAagatgaataataataaaacgTGGAGTTTCCTGCTTTATCTCAGCAATCTGACTGCACCTTGATTGTATAAACTCAAGAAATGCATGTACCCCTGAGTATTTAGAATTGACAAAGCAAGCTTTTGAGCAACGTCAGCCTAAAGAGCAGGTTTTTACAAAGGGTTTAAAGTATGTGAttagtttttgcttttttccctacCTCTTACCTTTCTTCCTGGCCCTCAGAGTATATTTGGGTCACATCAAGAACTTGGCTATTGGTTTAAAAAGGAAGCTGAGATGTTCCTTCGGTGGGACATTAAGAAGAGGGATTTCAGGGAAATACCAGTGTTGCAGGCCTCATAAATAATACTGAGAGAGTCCATCTTGAAGTGATCTTTAAGTTGCTGTTCATAACTTCAGGGAAAATTTTATAGTTAGTAATCTGTGGCCATCTTCGGTAAACCCATCAAGTTTCCATGGCACAGTTTGTACCCTTTCTCTGTGTCTGCCAGTCAGCCAATCTTTCCATAACAACTGTGAAACCCACTAGCCAGTTTTAGCCAAACTGGGCCAAAAAGTTAAAGTCTCAGGGTATTAATTTGGTTGGTTtataaatgacatttctttCTAATAATCAGCATCCAGGTTTTTCTGAATTAGACACAAAGCCTATTGCCTGTTGCCCAGTCTGTGTTTAAAAGACACAGTAGGGAACTGTGGgaagaacaaaaaacacactAAGGGAGCCACTCTCTCACAGTGTAAATGGGAGGGGTACACGGGGTTATTGCAGGGGACACAAACTGTTCAGAGACCAGGCTGCAGGTGCCTTACAAAACAACAATGCAGCCATTGTTTAACGCAAGTGCAATGTCACATTCATTTACTGAGCGGCAGTACACTTTACAGGAGATGTCCGTAATGCTGTATTGACAAGAAATTCCAGGTCTCCCACCCCCCATGAGACTTTAGCTCCAACCCTGCTTCTGCAGTTAAGATATTTGTGTGAGAGGTGAAGCCAGAAATGTCACCTGCACTCCTCTAGCTGCCATGTGACTGTGACCCTGCCAGATCCATATAATCCAGATACCATGATAGGCACACATGTTCCCCACATCAGCTTAAGCGGCTGTAGTAGATAACAGGAGATGCAGAGGAAGACGCAGCCCTGCCCTAAAACACTCGCAGTGTAAGTAGGCAAAGTGAGCTGGCTTTCAAATGGCCTGAGGGCTGGCCTAACTTTATTCTTGTTCAAGTCAGTGATAAAACTCCCATAAATGGAGTCTTTTGGAAAATCCCACCCTTGGGGCATGAAAGTACTTAAAGGAAGAGACTGCAAATTGTGCAGGCTTTAGATACAATTTTGATCCGTTTTTATGTGTATTTCAGTGGGCCCAACCATGGAACGACAATAAGCAGAGCTCCTGTGTCTTTCTGTTCTGCTCATGCACTTTTCATAAGCGAAATGTGTAGGAACAATTATACTGTGGTTTTAATTACGCCCCTAAACTGCATTATCATGGGCACACACATGGTGCATGGAGCTCTGAAGAACTGGTACCATGACGTGTAATAAAGGTCGTGCGACTGATATGCCAGTTAATTCTGAAGAGGATAGATAATCTTGCTCAAGGCTGGCATTCAGGTGATCCAGGCTTATTTCTCTGTTCTGGCATGGGCTTCCTGTATGACCTCAGTACAGTCATGTAATTGTTCAGTGCCTCAGTCCATCATCTTTTTAATAGGGTTACTACTTACTTATTTCCTTTCTCCCGCCCTCTCCTGCCTCACTTAGACTGCAATTCTGCCAGGGAGTGGAGCATTTCTTACCACGTGCAGGGCCTTCATCCAGTACAATGAGACCTAATAGCAGTGCCTGCAGAGTAATGCAATGCctattaaacaaataaatgaaggTGATAACATCATTTAGGACTAGATTTGCTGCTTGTAACCCAGCCCAAGGTCAAAGTGCTATGCTTCTCTGGAACCTCAGGATGTGCTCCATGAGGAAGTTTCTGCAGTGGTcaaaatcagccccaaagcAGTAGCTAGTTTTGTGAAAGGGCTGAGCACCAGTCACAGTTTCACAGTTGATCTTCTCTGGCTAACTGCTGAAAGCCACAAGGAAAGGCTCCTTGGAGATGTGGTGTTGGACTAAGCATTTTCTCACCAAGCCTTTTTGTCTGAACTTGGTTGCTGGCTCTTCAATGCCACTGTGGTTTTCCTCCCTACCAACTGCTAAATCATATACATGAATGCCAGTGTCACGATTGCCGAGTGGCTGGTGTCTTTTTGAGCTGTCTTGAATTCCTGTAGGGTCCATGTTACAACAAAAGCCATGGCAAGGCACTCAATATTGTGACCCAAAATGGAGTTgcagtaaaaattatttccattactCAAATCCGCATTCATTGTGATTAATTTAGTGTCTCCTGCTATATTCAGATAACCAGGGATTAATTGTATGCATGCTGAAATGATGTCCCTTGTGATAAAATCACACTAAACTATTCATAACTTCAGTGCCACTTGAATTCAAAACCTAACTAGACTCTTGGGGCCTTAGGCCTTACTTAGAAGGACGTGTAAGGCATGCAGGACCAGGGCCTTGCTGTTTTCTAATCAAACAGAATGGTTTTCAAATCTCTCTACTTGTCTATAATGTAATACATCAGGAATAGTTTCATTTGTCTGCTAATTCTACCCAGCAAAGCTTCAGAAGCATACCTGCTTCTCAGTGCATGCTATTGTCTGTATTTTGTCTCAGAGACAATGCTACTGTTGGACTAAATCTAGTCCACAGTCTAGGCTGATATCGAACTGGGTGAGAACTGATACAGAGAAGTTGCCATGTGAAGTATTTATAACTACATCCATATTAACAGCTTTTGTGTTCCTTGGTTTTGTGGGTCACCCCTTTATTCAACCCATAATTAACTACATCTTTAAGTGAGCTGCTTCGGAGGGCTTTCTGCTAGGGCATGGCCTCCAAGGAGGAGGTACAGTGGGATTGTATTAACGTGTGGACATGTCTAAAACGCGTTTCTGGCATCACCCACGGGCAGAATAAAAGTTTTCAAAGAATTACTAAGTTAGACTCGGTATTTTAAAGTTTACCAGACTAGCTAGTGCACCAATAATTTACGAACAGTGGAAACAGgtacagaaaagaaacaggacTAATACAAACTCTTGGAAAGATTTACCGGGTACTTGGAGAGGCTTGATCGCTTTCCACCGGCCCAGCCGGATAGGGTTCCGGAGCCCCGGGAGAGCGAGCGCTGCCCTTGCCAGGTGCCGGCAGCTTCTCCAGCCCGCCCAGCTCCCGCGGTTCCCCCCATCCCGGCGCTCCCGCCCCGTTGGGGCGGCTCCTGCGCGGCGCCGCCCGCCCGTGGGCGGGCCGTGCCGAGCCGTGCGGTTTGGTTGAGTCTTCCTGCGTGTGTCTATAACTTTGTGTTGCTGCCGGTCGTTGTTAGGAGGAGGGATGTGGAAGTCTGCGGCGAGCAGGGTGACAGGCTGCTCGGGCGGGCTGCGGCGGCGGACGGGCTGGGCGCGGGCGGATCGCTTGCCTCTCGCCGGCTGCTCGCAGGGGGAGCGGGCGCTCTGCCGTTTTCCCATCCTTCGCCTTTAAAGGGAAGGCTCTCTGGAGCTGAAGgcgcaggagcagcaggaaccaTGCAGCAGCGCTGCTTCTTCTTCCCGTGAATTCGGATCTCGATTGCTGCCGGTTGTGGAGGTGGCTGTCGATCCAGCACCCCCTCCGCCGCCTCCCGCCCCTCCCGATGTGGCTTTCCCTGCCTCGTCTGCCTGCGCTTTTTAAATGACTTAAGTGAAGGGGGGAAAAACTGTCaagatggcagcagcaggagcaaggaGGTTATGAATGTGGTGTTGATGCTGGAACAAAACCTATTCTCTTTGGCAGCCCTAGGGAGGGCTTAAAGCTACTGGACCTGTTGGAAGACTGGCGATTTGATTTGTTCCCgttgtgtttgctttttccctGCAAGAAGGAGgatttattactattttttttttaaccgaCCAGCCCTCGGGGTGGCCTTCTGCCCCCTGCTCCGTCGGCTgtgagattttgggggattgCTTGCGTGTGGCTTGGGGGTACCGCAAAGTGACAGGTTTACGCTAGTGTGCAGTTGGATGTACTAAGACTTCGGCTCCCTTTAGGGCGTTTcgaagaaggaaaaaagtcttCGGCGTAACCCGAAGgacccctctccctgccctcctgccgACGGAGGGCGCAAAGGACcactcccccccaccccaaaaggCAAGATATCTGCGGAAGCGACGAAGAGCGAGCTCGGAGGCGCTGGGGGCGTGGGGGGGGTTCTCTCCCGGCTGGATACAGCGCGGTTCCCGCTGGAGCTACTTCTGCATCCGCATGGAGTGAAACATAAACAAACGCACACACGCACCGCGGGAGCAGCCGCGGCTCCGCCGGCGCGGAGGGTAGCGCCGCGGGCACCTCCGGCACCGCCCGGCCCGTGCTGCCGCCCTGCGCGGCCGCTCCGGCTcctaatctgattttttttttttcctccctccccttctccccccGCCTCCAAGCTCCAGCGTGCGCATCGCCCGCGGGAAGCGGGACTCGGGACGCAGCGGAGAGCCGGCCAGCCCTTAGCGGAGCGCGGGATGCCCGCCCGGCGGCCCCCCGCCTGCTAGGCTCCCGTCGGCACCGAGGAGGCGGCGAAGGAGGAGCGGGGTCGgcggccgcccgcccgccccgtcGCAGCGCCCCGCAGCCGCCCGCGGGGGAGGCCAAGATGGCAGAGGCGtcgccccccgccccgctctCGCCCCTGGACGTGGAGCTGGACCCCGAGTTCGAGCCGCAGAGCCGCCCCCGCTCCTGCACCTGGCCCCTGCAGAGGCCCGAGCTGCAGGCCAGCCCAGCCAAGCCCGCCGGCGAGTCGACCGCCGACGCCGCCTCCATGATCCCCGAGGAGGAGGACGACGACGAGGAGGGGGCCGGCTCAGCCATGACCGTCGGCAGCGCGGCCCCCGCGGGCGGAGAAGCGGCGGCGGCGACCACCGCCGTGCCGGAGGAGGCGGCGCGGCTGCTGGCCCCGCTGTCCGGCGGCGGCCCGGAGGGGCCGAGCCTGTCTCCGGGgggagcggcggcagcggcaggCGGCGGGGGGCTGAGCGGGGGCCCGGCGGCGGCGCCGAGGAAGTGCTCGTCGCGGCGCAACGCGTGGGGTAACCTCTCCTACGCCGACCTCATCACCCGCGCCATCGAGAGCTCCCCGGAGAAGCGCCTCACTCTCTCCCAGATCTACGACTGGATGGTCCGCTGCGTGCCCTACTTCAAGGACAAGGGCGACAGCAACAGCTCGGCCGGGTGGAAGGTGAGGCGGGATCCCGGGGCCGCGACGctgccgccgcgccgccccgaCGGGCGGGCTGCCCGTGGAGgatgcagagcagggagctggcgGCTGGCACCGACAGCAGCCCGCCGGGCGCTGGTGCTGGTCGTGCTGGTGGTGGTCGCCCTGTCcgctttgctttttttcagggACGGATTAAGGAAAGTTTTGTCTCTttcctgttgctgtgtgcaAGCGGTGAGGGCTATTAGTCTGGGGGCAGAGTACACGCTGGAGTGGAGCTGGCTTCTGTGATGCACAAGCACATaagcagggagagagagggggacagacagaaagaaaaatgaaaaaatatcacaaggtgtgtgggttttgttttgcttttttttttttaagttatggTAACACCAGAGGTAACTCATGATGGAAATGAGCAGAATTGCTTTTGTGCGTGGTTAGTCTGAGTCTCGAAGCTCAAATACAGAAcgac
Coding sequences within it:
- the FOXO3 gene encoding forkhead box protein O3 isoform X7, with the translated sequence MAEASPPAPLSPLDVELDPEFEPQSRPRSCTWPLQRPELQASPAKPAGESTADAASMIPEEEDDDEEGAGSAMTVGSAAPAGGEAAAATTAVPEEAARLLAPLSGGGPEGPSLSPGGAAAAAGGGGLSGGPAAAPRKCSSRRNAWGNLSYADLITRAIESSPEKRLTLSQIYDWMVRCVPYFKDKGDSNSSAGWKALKLTRDVEREPFAKSAVSKWTVILFTAYNLCEPCIIFLMKQTVNRPLTGVKNLLFFSPSYLFFFLFC